The Vulcanimicrobium alpinum sequence CTGAGCCCATTGAAGCGTCGCCGGCAGCGTGTACGCAGGCGGAGCGGAATCTGTCAAGGTGTTTGGTCCTGTTAGTCATCTGCTTTTTGTGAGCGCCTACACGGCGACCCCGTCGTGAGCGGGCGGATTTATCCACACCGCGGGCGGTAACACGATCCGCTTTGGCGATCCGCCGATGAATCGTTCCGGTTTGGCGCGGTAAGCCGCGAGCATCACGTCGTGTCTGGCGGCGAGCACGCGGTCCGCCTGGCCGTGATGCACCATTGCCGGCGTCAGCATCGCGATTCCGGAGTGCCGGTGCTCGTTGTTGTACCAGGTCATGAACTCACCAACGAAATCGTGCCCGTGCTCAAACGACCCAAATCGATCGGGGAATTCGGGATGGTACTTCAGCGTGCGGAACTGGGACTCCGAGAAGGGGTTATCGTCGCTAACGTGCGGACGGCTGTGCGAACGTACGACGCCGAGCTTGTCCATCAGGGCGCACACGGGTTGCGCCGTCATCTCCGCGCCGCGATCGGCGTGAACGATCGCGTGCCCGGGCTGGATGCCTTCACGTTCCAGCGTCTGCGCGATGAAGTGCCGTGCGAGTTCGGCGTTGGCCCGATGCACGAGCATCCAGCCGACGACAAACCGGCTGAAGATGTCGAGCATCACCAGCAGCGAGAACCACTCACCCGGGTGCGGGCCGCGCAGCTTCGTGATATCCCACGAGAAAACTTGACGCGGACCGGTGGCCACCAGTTCGGGCTTACGGTACTCCGGATGACGTGCAATACGGCGACGTTCGCGCACCTCCGCGTTTGCTCGCAGCAGGCGGTACATCGTGCTCACCGAGCACAGGTAGATACCTTCGTCCAGCAAGGTCGCGTGGATCGTCGCCGGCGCGCGATCGGCAAACCGCTCGCCATGCAGCACCGCGAGCACCTCAGCTTGCTCGTGTTCGCTCAGTGCTCTTCTCGAGCGCCGGCGCGAGATCACGGACGGAAGTCGTTCCGGCGTGCCGTTTAGGCGGCGCCGCAGCGTCGAGCGGCTGATGCCCGCTGCAGTGCACAACGCGCGCTGCGGAATCTCGTGGGCAAGTTCCAGCGCCGCACTCATTCTGCGTTCTCGTTCGTCTCGGGGCTCTCCAGATCGACGCCCAGGAGCCCCGCAAATTTTTTTTGGATATCGTTTATGAGCTCGGCGCGCGCCAACTGGCGACGGAGTTTCCGGTTTTCCCGCTCGAGTTCTTTGAGCCGCTGCGCAACCTCGTCGGCTTGCATTTTGGCTTTTGCACGTTGGCGCACCGCACCTGGATCGAGGTCGCCTTGATCGCGCTGCCTTCGCCAGGCATAGAGCTGCGATGAGTAAATACCTTCGCGCCGGAGAAACGCTCCGATCGTGCCGGCTGGACGCGCATCAGCCTCGCGCACGATGCGCAGCTTCTCGGCGGCGGAGAACCGACGTCGCTGAGGTTTTTGGGGTGAACTGGTTGCCTTGATTTCCGTTGAAACGGTTCCGTTCGAGGACTGCATCTGTTGCAGGACTTTCTCGCCCCCGCGTGCTTTGCATCGTTCCGGATGTTTTCCACAGTATCCCCGTTATCCACAGCTCTGCTGCTGCGACGAACGTTGTACAAAAAACTCCCTATGCTACCGGTACCACTCTATCTTGACACGGGGGGGAGCGCCGCGCTTGCTCGTGGCGAGAGCGGCGCTTCGACAGGCTCAGGTACTGTATCAGTTATCAAGCGCCGAAGCTGGGATTGAAGGCCCGTCCAATTGCGACGGTGCCCCATTCAATTGGCCAGCGCTGACCGTGAGTTGAATGTCGTTTGATTTTGTGGGTCTTCCGGTTTTGTAGTGGGCGGGCGAGAGGAAATCGGTCGGCCGTCGTAATGCTACGCCATGCGAGACACCGAATTCATCCGCGGGTTGCTGCGCGTCGAAGATCCTTGGGACGTGACCGAATCAAAGCTCGATCTCGAGCGAAATCGGGTCGATGTTCGGCTTGAATGGCAAGGCGCGGGTCGCTGTCCAAAATGCGATCGGGAGTGCCCCAAGCACGATCATCGCGAGCGCGTCTGGCGTGACCTCGATCTGGCCGGCGACCAACTTTTCTTGCACGCCTCCGTACCCCGGATCGATTGTCCCGAGCACGGCGTCACGACCGTTGCGATTCCCTGGTCAAGCGGTCGCACCGAGTTTACGTCGCGCTTCGAGCGTTTGGCGATCGCCCTCCTACTCGAGATGTCCGTCGCGGCGGTCGCGCGTCGCTTGGGCATCAGCTGGGAGCAAGTCGATTCCATTATGCTCCGGGCGGTCGAGCGCGGTAAGCAGCGGCGACTGCCACGTCTTGTGCGGCATCTCGGCATCGACGAGAAGGCCGTCAAAAAGCGGCATCGGTACTTCACGATCGTGTCCGACTTGGACCGCGGCGAGGTCCTGTGGGTCGGTCGCGGTCGCAAGCGCGAATCGATTGACGCTTTCTACGACGGCCTTTCGCACGAACAACTTCATGCCATTGAGGGCATCGCGATGGATATGTGGCAGCCGTACTTCGAGTCGACCGTAGCACACGTGCCCGATGCGGCACGGAAGATCGTCTTCGATAAGTACCACATCACGGCATATCTCACCAAAGCCGTCGATCTCACTCGTCGAGCGATGATGCGTGACAAGACGCTCGACCGAACGGCATTGAAAGGGACTAAGTATTCCTGGTTGCGCTCGTTTGCGAATCTCGACCGCGACGAACGACGTGATCTGAGCGCCTTGCGGAGCCAGTACAAACGCCTTGGCCGCGCGTGGTCGATGAAGGAGCACTTTACGGAGTTCTGGCGATATCGGCGTGAGTCCGCAGCGCGTCGTTTCTTTGCCGATTGGTACCGGTGGGCGACGCACTCTCAATTGCCCGAAATGATCAGCGTCGCGCGCACGCTCAAACGTCACTTTGCGAACATCATCACGTACATTCGCAAGCCGATCACCAATGCGGCAGCCGAGAGCCTCAACAGCAAGATCCAAATGATCAAATTCCGCGCGCGCGGCTATCGCAATGAGGGCCGATTTGCAGCGGCGATTCTATTCCACTGTGGTGGGCTCGACCTCTTGCCCGCCCACCCGAAGTCCTGAAGCGCCGATTTTGTAGGATAAACTCCGCCGACGTCAAGCCGTGGCTGGGTATGAGGACGCCGCTTGTTGTAATCCACACGCCAGGCCTCGACCGCCGTACGAGCGTGGAAATCGTCTCCCCATGTGTCAGGATGATGTGGTACCAGCTCCCTCGGAAAAGT is a genomic window containing:
- a CDS encoding ISL3 family transposase, encoding MRDTEFIRGLLRVEDPWDVTESKLDLERNRVDVRLEWQGAGRCPKCDRECPKHDHRERVWRDLDLAGDQLFLHASVPRIDCPEHGVTTVAIPWSSGRTEFTSRFERLAIALLLEMSVAAVARRLGISWEQVDSIMLRAVERGKQRRLPRLVRHLGIDEKAVKKRHRYFTIVSDLDRGEVLWVGRGRKRESIDAFYDGLSHEQLHAIEGIAMDMWQPYFESTVAHVPDAARKIVFDKYHITAYLTKAVDLTRRAMMRDKTLDRTALKGTKYSWLRSFANLDRDERRDLSALRSQYKRLGRAWSMKEHFTEFWRYRRESAARRFFADWYRWATHSQLPEMISVARTLKRHFANIITYIRKPITNAAAESLNSKIQMIKFRARGYRNEGRFAAAILFHCGGLDLLPAHPKS
- a CDS encoding transposase, coding for MQSSNGTVSTEIKATSSPQKPQRRRFSAAEKLRIVREADARPAGTIGAFLRREGIYSSQLYAWRRQRDQGDLDPGAVRQRAKAKMQADEVAQRLKELERENRKLRRQLARAELINDIQKKFAGLLGVDLESPETNENAE
- a CDS encoding IS3 family transposase, which produces MSAALELAHEIPQRALCTAAGISRSTLRRRLNGTPERLPSVISRRRSRRALSEHEQAEVLAVLHGERFADRAPATIHATLLDEGIYLCSVSTMYRLLRANAEVRERRRIARHPEYRKPELVATGPRQVFSWDITKLRGPHPGEWFSLLVMLDIFSRFVVGWMLVHRANAELARHFIAQTLEREGIQPGHAIVHADRGAEMTAQPVCALMDKLGVVRSHSRPHVSDDNPFSESQFRTLKYHPEFPDRFGSFEHGHDFVGEFMTWYNNEHRHSGIAMLTPAMVHHGQADRVLAARHDVMLAAYRAKPERFIGGSPKRIVLPPAVWINPPAHDGVAV